TTTCCTAGTTTGCGCAGTTCGGAGGCTAGGAGGACTGTGAAGGCCAGGCCTAGGCACTCTAGCCAGGTGGTGGGGGTTAGGGGGGTGGTGCCGAAGGCAGCGGAGAGGAAGGGGACGTAGATGACTAGGAGCTGGAGGGCTACTGACAGGGCGATAGCCCCCCAGAGCCAGGCGTTGCTCCAGAGTCCGACCAGCGCGGACTGTCGGGAAGAGCGCGAAGCAAGCGCGTTGAAAAGCTGGGCGAAGACAAGGATGGTGAAGCCCACCGTTCTGGCCTCTCGCAGCTGAGCCTCGTGCCCCAGAGCACTGACCGAGCGGTCGGTGAAGAGCCCGCCAGACAAGTGCATATCCATGCCGATGAGCGTCACGAGAGCCATCACCAGACCGATGTAAACAATGTCAATCCACATGTCCCTGTCGATGACTCGGTCGCTCATCTTGCGCGGCGGCCGACCCATCGTGTCCTCAGTCTGCGGGTCAACGCCCATGGCGAGCGCCGGAGCCGCATCGGTCAAGAGGTTGATCCACAGCAGCTGCGTGGCGAGGATAGGCACAGTGACCCCCACGCTGCCCGGCTGAGCAATCCCCAGTATGCCCGCAAAGACTACGCCTCCGAAGACCGTGAAGACCTCACCCATATTGGAGCTGAGCAGGTAGCGCAGGAATTTGCGGATGTTGTCAAAAATGCCCCGGCCTTCGCGCACCGCCTGGACGATAGTGGCGAAGTTGTCGTCAGCCAAAATCATCTTGGCCGACTCCTTCGTCACCTCGGTACCGGTAATGCCCATCGCCACGCCAATATCTGCAGCTTTTACGGCCGGTGCATCGTTCACACCGTCGCCTGTCATGGCCACAATCTGGCCCTGGCGTTTCAAGGATTCCACGATCTGGAGCTTGTGCTCGGGCGCTACTCGGGCGTATACCGACACTTGGGCCGTGGTCCTGTCGAGCTCAGGCTGGTTCATTTGGTCGAGCTGGGTGCCTGTGCAGGTCGGCTCGCCTGCGCGGATAATGCCCAAATCGCTGGCTATTTTGCCCGCAGTCAGGGGATGATCGCCCGTAATCATCACGGTGCGGATACCGGCTCTGTGGGCCTGGCTCACGGCGGCGCGAACCTCGGTGCGCGGCGGGTCGATAATGCCCACCATGCCGGTCCAAATCAGGCCATTTTCTAAGCGATCGCTGCCCTCCACCACTCGCTCGGTGGACAGCTTTAGGGCGGGAGAAGGCGCCTGAAAATCAGAATCAGGCCCTGCCTCGGTCTCGCACTTGGTCTCAGCCCTGGTCTCAATCTCTGCCGAGATCTCAGCCTCAGACCCAGAGCCAGAGCCAACTGCATTCCCGCAAGGAACGGCGAAATCTTGCAGTTCGGCTCCACTCAACCACCGGTAGGCTTGGCCCAAGGTGCGGTAAGCCTCAGACGAGAGCTCCTCAATCTGCCCCATAATGGACGCCCGGTCCTGGCCCGTGAGCGGCCTGACCTGCCCTGCTTCACGAATGTAATCGCACCGGCTGAGCAGCACATCGGGCGCTCCCTTGGTGAAGAGACCAACCTGGCTGGTCGGCTCTTGGCCGACTAGCTCTCGGCCAGTAAACTCGCGGCCATCTAGCGCTTGTTCCTCCTGCCCGCGGCTGGGCCGTTCCCAATCGGCTTCAACTTGAGCTGCGGCACGACTGGCCACTACTGACATCATCTTGCGCTCTGATGTGAAAGGAATTTCAGCCAACCGGTGGAAGTCGG
This window of the Bombiscardovia nodaiensis genome carries:
- the pacL1 gene encoding haloacid dehalogenase, which translates into the protein MTGLSSSPERIDTGDSTVPEGHIRSGQAADSQALKGADPSLIDAGQVAQALAVDPEQGLSEQEAARRLERFGPNELAGEPPTPGWRKFLEQFKDPLVYLLLAATLISLLAWVVERTHPSAGSSSSPLPFDAIVIVIILLANAALGYAQEAKAERAVEALADMTAARANVLRAGRVRSLNTSEIVPGDVVVLAEGDTICADGRLFAAAGLHVSEASLTGESVPVSKRVGKLSQPAPLADRSNMVFNGTAVTQGTGRMVVTATGMETQVGKIAQLLAHTPEEPTPLQKEMAKVSKVLGVAVCAIAVVVLAALALMEGFRSAQDVIDSLLMAVSLAVAAVPEGLTAIMTVVLALGVQRMAKHHAIVKKLSSVETLGSASVICSDKTGTLTRNEMTVERVLVPAGQVRLSGTGYEPVGEMLPVGGVEAQEESEEHGSGRAAHDGNGGRSLAPQASASEVKVSPLLAGDVVWALAVGALANDGELVELPEQTPQEAQEGTTSELKAETGIGASVGANVPHTGQDGPVQSRWEAVGDPTEVCVVVAARKVRADDIVADFHRLAEIPFTSERKMMSVVASRAAAQVEADWERPSRGQEEQALDGREFTGRELVGQEPTSQVGLFTKGAPDVLLSRCDYIREAGQVRPLTGQDRASIMGQIEELSSEAYRTLGQAYRWLSGAELQDFAVPCGNAVGSGSGSEAEISAEIETRAETKCETEAGPDSDFQAPSPALKLSTERVVEGSDRLENGLIWTGMVGIIDPPRTEVRAAVSQAHRAGIRTVMITGDHPLTAGKIASDLGIIRAGEPTCTGTQLDQMNQPELDRTTAQVSVYARVAPEHKLQIVESLKRQGQIVAMTGDGVNDAPAVKAADIGVAMGITGTEVTKESAKMILADDNFATIVQAVREGRGIFDNIRKFLRYLLSSNMGEVFTVFGGVVFAGILGIAQPGSVGVTVPILATQLLWINLLTDAAPALAMGVDPQTEDTMGRPPRKMSDRVIDRDMWIDIVYIGLVMALVTLIGMDMHLSGGLFTDRSVSALGHEAQLREARTVGFTILVFAQLFNALASRSSRQSALVGLWSNAWLWGAIALSVALQLLVIYVPFLSAAFGTTPLTPTTWLECLGLAFTVLLASELRKLGKRAWRKVRG